CTCCAGGTTTCGCAACCCGGCTTCACGGGTGTATTCCTTGACGACCTGCTGCAGCACCGAGTCGGACATTTCCACATCCTTCACGCCGAGACCGTTTTCCTTGGCCTGACGGGGGATGAGGTACTTGCGGGCAATCTTGATCTTTTCCTGCATGGTGTAGCCGGGGATGCGGATGATCTCCATGCGGTCCATGAGGGCCGAAGGGATGGTGTCCAGCTGGTTGGCCGTGCAGATGAACATGACCTTGGAGAGGTCGAAGGGCACGTTCAGGTAATGGTCCTGGAAGCTGAAGTTCTGTTCCGGGTCCAGCACCTCCAGCAGGGCGGAGGAGGGGTCGCCGCGGAAGTCCGTCCCCACCTTGTCGATTTCATCGAGCATGATCACCGGGTTCTTGGTCTTGGCCTGCTTGATGGCCTGGATGATGCGCCCGGGCATGGCTCCGATATACGTGCGGCGATGGCCGCGGATTTCCGCTTCGTCCCGCATGCCACCCAGGGACATGCGGTGGAACTGCCGGCCCAGGGACCGGGCAATGGACCGGCCAAGGGAGGTCTTGCCCACGCCAGGAGGCCCCACAAAGCACAGGATGGGCCCCTTCATCTTGGGGTTGAGCTTGCGCACGGAGAGGTATTCCAGGATGCGGTCCTTGACCTTGTCCAGCCCGAAATGGTCCTCGTTAAGGATGCGCTTGGCTTCCTTGATGTCCAGGCGGTCCCGGCTCTGCTTTTTCCAGGGCAATTCCACCAGCCATTCCAGGTAGGTGCGGATGACGGAGGCCTCGGACGATTCGCTGTGCATGGCGGAGAGCCGCTTGAGCTGTTTTTCCGCCTCGGCCTTCACTTCCTTGGGCAGGCCGGCCTTGTCCAGGGCCCGGGCCAGTTCCTCCAGCTCCTCGTTTTCGCCCTCCATCTCGCCCAGTTCCTTGCGGATGGCCTTGAGCTGTTCGCGCAGGAAGTAGTCCTTCTGGGCCTTGTCCATGCCTTCGCGGGCGCTGGTCTGGATCTTGGCCTGCATGGCCGCCAGCTCCAGTTCCCGGGCCAGCTGGGTGTTCACCAGGTGCAGACGGTCCAGGGGATCGCGGGCTTCGAGGATCTGCTGGGCTTCGTCCACCTTCATGCGCAGGTTGGAGGCCACCAGATCGGCCAGGCGGCCGGGCTCGTTGACGCTGTTGAGCACGCCCATGATGTCCCCGGGGGCGATGCCGCGCAGGGAGAGAATTTTTTCGCTCTGCTCACGGGCCGCGCGCATGAGGGCCACGTGCTCCAGGGAAAGTTCCTTGATGTCTGGCTCTTCCAGCAGGGAAATGCGTGCGGAGGTGAAGGTCTCCGACTGCCGGAACTCCTCCACCGTGGCCCGGGTGACGCCCTGCACCAGCACCTTGAGCCGGCCGTCGGGCATCTTGAGCATGCGCATGATCTGGCACACCGTGCCCACGGTGTACAGATCTTCCGGCGCGGGATCGTCCACCTGCTCGTCACGCTGGGAGATCACGAGCAGATAGCGGTGCGTGTTCAGCGCCTCGTTCACCGCGGCCACGCTCTTGTCCCGGCCCACGAACAGGGGCAGGATCATATACGTGAAAATGACGATATCGCGCACTGGCAGCACCGGCATTTCCTGGGGCACTTCCTGGAGGCCGCCCAGGGGCTGCTCGGAGAGATCGGGATCGTTGGTGGTGATGGGATGGTCCTGACTCATGATTGGCTCCTCGCCGTCTCAAAAAACTGTGGGGCAGTGCGCCTTTTTAAGGACTTCCGGGCGCAGCAGGCCCGGTTTGCCGAAAAAGGAGAGCGATGCAACGGCATTTGTATGCATCACAAGGGCATCTGTCCATAGCGGGGAGCGAAAAAACGCCGGAAACGGCGTGCAATCTCAGCGCAGGACAACAAATCCGCGCAGGGAGGGGTCTTCAGGCCGGTCGCTGCAGGCCATCGTTGCCACGCGGGCATGGGGCGGGCCGGCCTGCAGGGCGTCCATGGCCAGGGTCAGGGACTCGTCGGGACCCTGCAGCAGGGTTTCCACGCGGCCGTCGGGCAGATTGCGCACCCAACCCGCCAAGCCCAGGCGCAGCGCCGTCTCTTTGGTGAACCAGCGGAAGGCCACCCCCTGAACCAGACCGGAGACGAGACAATAGCGCGCGGGCATGGGAATCTCCTTTACAGCAACCCTTCCTGCTGCAGGCTGCTGTAGTCGTTCTGGGTGACGATGAGGTGATCCAGCACCCGCAGGCC
This sequence is a window from Megalodesulfovibrio gigas DSM 1382 = ATCC 19364. Protein-coding genes within it:
- the lon gene encoding endopeptidase La, whose protein sequence is MSQDHPITTNDPDLSEQPLGGLQEVPQEMPVLPVRDIVIFTYMILPLFVGRDKSVAAVNEALNTHRYLLVISQRDEQVDDPAPEDLYTVGTVCQIMRMLKMPDGRLKVLVQGVTRATVEEFRQSETFTSARISLLEEPDIKELSLEHVALMRAAREQSEKILSLRGIAPGDIMGVLNSVNEPGRLADLVASNLRMKVDEAQQILEARDPLDRLHLVNTQLARELELAAMQAKIQTSAREGMDKAQKDYFLREQLKAIRKELGEMEGENEELEELARALDKAGLPKEVKAEAEKQLKRLSAMHSESSEASVIRTYLEWLVELPWKKQSRDRLDIKEAKRILNEDHFGLDKVKDRILEYLSVRKLNPKMKGPILCFVGPPGVGKTSLGRSIARSLGRQFHRMSLGGMRDEAEIRGHRRTYIGAMPGRIIQAIKQAKTKNPVIMLDEIDKVGTDFRGDPSSALLEVLDPEQNFSFQDHYLNVPFDLSKVMFICTANQLDTIPSALMDRMEIIRIPGYTMQEKIKIARKYLIPRQAKENGLGVKDVEMSDSVLQQVVKEYTREAGLRNLEREVGAVFRKLARKKAEGEGGPFKVTSQSVRKLLGIPRYTDEKAETDLPPGVSLGLAWTPYGGEILHIEATTMAGKGKLTLTGQLGEVMKESAQAALSYARGHARELGIDPEFPDKVDIHIHVPAGATPKDGPSAGIALVGALVSALSNRPLNGNMAMTGEITLRGRVLPVGGIKEKILAAVAQGLGHVAIPKENVKDLEDIPAELRRKITVHPLERIGDVWPLALTEPPAAPAPEQAPALEQSPA
- a CDS encoding acylphosphatase, whose product is MPARYCLVSGLVQGVAFRWFTKETALRLGLAGWVRNLPDGRVETLLQGPDESLTLAMDALQAGPPHARVATMACSDRPEDPSLRGFVVLR